From Drosophila nasuta strain 15112-1781.00 chromosome X, ASM2355853v1, whole genome shotgun sequence, one genomic window encodes:
- the LOC132797399 gene encoding nuclear pore complex protein Nup153 isoform X1, whose amino-acid sequence MSTYEDGQQQLQHEQQQQQTPPQSPEQQQQTPIKLTNEAASSNNNSIMGKVKLRVSSIFPTSLGKWFSPTTDGNAAAASRLDQSPTSQQQQQQQQNGGSTLTGKRKRSRRRIELDADDAPDIIDDAQDLNEEEVQLADNIAEHDLAAEDEQTRRCEYNVNNMLRSGNKGGAHKIWTRPYDDDDDDEDLDDEDDDEQQQQQQQQQLDHDDQHNYQQHPQQQLLSNRSSTQQPAAKRKRLEQSEVTFSPQFSAQRRRPPLHASTPAVSDAMLRHASTNRQQQQQHQPQQQQRQREPAFNFLAAAAGPSNEAAVATSGDLPMSSRRSLNIPPMTERRETLLPSYKRLSLLGQQQQQQHRGPNWRTCSPISEVDSQQQQPQTTTRQETNINNNNNVINAKRGGGVAADSHSECESNESQAGLRTHNNNINNSSNNNINNNSNLLFYGNLQSRKSVFNSNAGTPPHHNSTLSLNSLNNRRRFNASIYGSTSALSDSRLLSSSCSSTMVGSPFYKGPTAFGGSAANNRYFSQGNLAIINSGGSSPAPSNSDSISSSARCISSLNYSMNPVEMRPNITNSNNNNNNNNNNTGVGGIPSDVASGLSLTAQRILNLLENHTTPLMDAKKMGSTLREHQQQRNRHASNKPYSYPMAYKLHNNNNNNITNNNITADQDVTRNSSKLLVPTMMQLLERRRMQRVPAPSVRQQQQQSQSQQQQQQSSQQQQQSTQKTTRLLPTTNSSNNNNNNNAANNSNAAKTHTNKMRTRLLQQSRKDTRIQDEELPPPAIDLPEIRFPSMASEPKFDLTFAPPPKPTPTAVAAQPSTATAVVTSAAAAATVAVTNSNNSKRQYEFDAPLELQCSEEGSNNGDDAPVPIKRAKPNFRFTPPATLEQQQQLQVQSQAKPQQQLNGDRSLKTSGSVLDVLLPKKPAATAAATTTEATATTSALNVNLTGFAGFGDQFKKSASEWECDACMVRNKQELSKCIACDTAKPKAKPPTAAAPIATNISMPASGSASTGFSGFADRFKQPAGNWECDACMVSNKSDVSKCVACETPRKTSAAATAAPPATSNVFQTTSGIGFGDAFKPKANTWSCDTCMVSNPSSATKCLACETPNPKASSNSSNNNSSSSNAFQTSSSGIGFGDAFKPKANTWSCDTCMVSNQSSASKCVACETPNPKSSASNNSSSSSNFKFGFASKPEATTTTAATPKPDAGFQQLIAAQKSSSWTCEVCTAQNDVGRNKCICCEQQKPGTSADDAAAAASLNSSNSGAAAAPKFMFGFANKPAAATAAATTVVAAPATAATASTISAPFKFGFAAAAGTGVADKPTTIATKSALTAPTTFNTSAAAAPAATGFKFGAETTPSKTVSFKLSESQATTATTTPATTTLATAAATKPAAEAADLTAPVSSKAPATSSIGLGLFAPVAAAPAATPATKPATFAFGAPVAASATTTTATTTPAATSTGNKLFSFGSFTATPAVSSSNNSSSSSTSNTTTTATNSSSSNSLKPAAPIFSFGQPQPTTTTTTIPAATPATATPAPAATTLFGQPAPTVAAAAAVAPAAFVFGSQSAAPAPAATTTPATTTSSGTFFFGSPAATTTKTTAAATPSASNNIFNSSSSSNTAAATPGVFNFGSSSGSNTTSFGASSTFGGFGAKPAAATVATATTTSSNNNNSSSFNWSAPTTAAVNQFSSGGFGSNTATTTSTANAVTPSPFSLAASTASSGGGGGGGGGSLSAVFGNVSNPFGAASSAAAASPLTNIFSNSSNNNNNQQSTAAAVTTVTATTHDKPAFNFGAATAAATPAGGVFNFGAAPTNPAPGGVAKPAFNFTASGTTPQPAAFNFTGNATTTATSAIASTGGGNDLFSPPERLFQFGATASTTDNVAAGAGQQQQQHQQQPVQLFNFTGSAQQMQLQSATKCWQQYAESTPQNTRPNASSAAAVETAMASAAAAAVAADADADEETRHKWTNMGLGLGLGGGSMPLPITWPCRQRSLSISRPGLQQQQLTEPNSNSDAMTTLRHNEQQHLQTELESVPVPVVDSDSETQPEIGLRPEEQPLRTTTTTGTTTLQWTPMQPEQVNVEQEDEEEHDQELDDDDEEEEGTAIVLQRRSCRLQEHLKNELQQLQEQQQQQQRRRRLQHQKQQQLNKYRFVRSNNNNNINKNYSNHSSSSNARILATTEHRVARPSRFSFHGRKRSIINNNNEATAASSDAGSAAASPVLHSRYKLVRQRSAKMTE is encoded by the exons ATGTCCACATATGAGGATGgccaacagcaattgcaacatgaacagcaacaacaacaaacgccGCCACAATCGccggagcaacaacaacagacgcCAATAAAACTCACAAATGAGGCGGcgtccagcaacaacaac TCCATTATGGGCAAGGTGAAGCTACGCGTCTCCTCGATATTTCCCACTTCATTGGGCAAATGGTTTTCACCCACAACCGATGGCAACGCTGCTGCCGCCTCTCGACTGGATCAATCGCCAACatcgcaacagcagcaacaacaacaacagaatgGCGGCAGCACATTGACTGGGAAACGTAAACGCAGCCGGCGTCGCATCGAATTGGATGCGGATGATGCGCCCGATATTATCGATGATGCACAGGATTTGAATGAGGAGGAAGTCCAGCTTGCGGATAATATTGCCGAACACGATTTGGCCGCCGAAGATGAGCAGACGCGTCGCTGTGAATACAATGTGAATAACATGTTGCGTAGCGGGAATAAAGGAGGTGCCCATAAGATTTGGACGCGTCCctacgatgatgatgacgacgatgaggaCCTCGACGACGAGGATgacgatgagcagcagcaacagcagcagcagcagcagctggaccACGATGATCAGCACAACTATCAGCAAcatccacagcagcagctgctatCGAATCGTTCGTCAACGCAACAGCCGGCGGCAAAACGCAAGCGTCTCGAG CAATCGGAAGTGACGTTTAGTCCTCAGTTTAGCGCCCAACGGCGTCGTCCACCGCTTCACGCCTCCACGCCCGCTGTCAGCGATGCAATGCTGCGTCATGCGTCCACAAAtcgtcaacagcagcagcagcatcaaccacagcaacagcaacgtcagCGTGAGCCCGCCTTTAATTTCTTAGCCGCCGCCGCCGGACCGAGCAACGAGGCAGCTGTCGCCACCAGCGGAGATCTGCCGATGAG CTCGAGACGTTCGTTGAACATACCGCCAATGACTGAACGCCGCGAAACTTTGCTGCCCAGCTACAAGCGTTTGTCGCTGCtgggacaacaacagcaacaacaacatcgtgGTCCTAACTGGCGCACTTGTTCGCCCATCAGCGAGGTGGActcgcaacagcaacaacctcAGACAACAACACGTCAAGAGaccaacatcaacaataataataatgttatcAATGCCAagcgaggaggaggagttgCAGCTGATTCGCATTCCGAATGCGAGAGCAATGAAAGTCAAGCTGGTCTACgcacgcacaacaacaacatcaacaacagcagcaacaacaacattaacaacaacagcaatctaCTATTCTATGGCAATCTGCAGAGCCGTAAATCGGTGTTCAATTCAAATGCCGGCACACCGCCGCATCACAACTCGACATTATCGTTGAATTCGTTAAACAATCGTCGACGTTTCAATGCCTCCATCTATGGCAGCACCTCAGCGTTGAGCGACAGCCGTTTGTTGAGCAGCAGTTGCTCGTCGACAATGGTCGGATCGCCGTTCTACAAGGGGCCAACGGCGTTTGGCGGGAGTGCGGCAAACAATCGTTACTTTAGTCAGGGCAATTTGGCCATCATCAATTCGGGCGGAAGTTCGCCGGCGCCATCgaacagcgacagcatcagcagcagtgcCCGTTGCATTAGTAGCCTCAATTACAGCATGAATCCGGTCGAGATGCGACCCAACATTAcgaatagcaacaacaacaacaacaacaataataataatactggAGTTGGTGGCATTCCGTCAGATGTGGCCAGCGGATTGTCGTTGACAGCGCAGCGGATATTGAATCTGCTGGAGAATCACACGACACCGCTGATGGATGCCAAGAAGATGGGCAGCACATTGCGtgagcatcagcagcagcgcaaTCGACATGCGTCGAACAAACCGTATTCCTATCCCATGGCCTATAagctgcacaacaacaacaacaacaatattaccaataataatattactgCCGACCAGGATGTGACGCGTAATAGTTCCAAGCTGTTGGTGCCAACGATGATGCAACTCCTCGAGCGTCGACGCATGCAACGTGTGCCAGCGCCCAGCGTgcgtcagcaacagcagcaatcacagtcgcagcagcagcagcagcaatcatcgcaacagcaacagcaatcaacGCAAAAAACTACACGCTTGTTGCccacaacaaacagcagcaacaacaacaacaacaacaatgcggcCAACAACTCGAATGCTGCCAAGACGCATACGAACAAGATGCGCACACGTTTGCTGCAGCAATCGCGCAAGGATACACGCATCCAGGACGAAGAGTTGCCACCGCCAGCCATCGATTTGCCCGAGATACGTTTCCCCAGCATGGCCAGCGAGCCCAAATTCGATTTGACATTCGCACCGCCACCAAAACCAACTCCAACAGCAGTCGCTGCACAaccatcaacagcaacagcagtcgtcacatcagcagcagcagcagcaacagttgctgtcacaaacagtaacaacagcaagcgACAGTATGAGTTTGATGCGCCTTTGGAATTGCAGTGCAGCGAAGAAGGCTCCAACAATGGCGATGATGCTCCCGTTCCCATCAAGCGTGCCAAGCCAAATTTCCGCTTTACGCCGCCAGCAACAttggagcaacagcaacagttgcaggtGCAATCACAAGCGAagccacagcagcaattgAATGGCGATCGCAGCCTGAAGACCAGCGGCAGTGTGCTCGATGTGTTGCTGCCCAAgaaaccagcagcaacagcagcagcaacaacaacagaagcaacagcaacaacatctgcATTGAATGTAAATTTAACCGGCTTCGCTGGCTTTGGCGATCAGTTCAAAAAGTCGGCCAGCGAATGGGAATGCGATGCGTGCATGGTGCGCAACAAGCAGGAGCTAAGCAAGTGCATTGCCTGCGACACAGCCAAACCGAAAGCCAAGccaccaacagcagctgccCCAATTGCAACGAATATTTCAATGCCAGCTTCAGGTTCAGCTTCAACGGGTTTTAGCGGCTTTGCGGATCGTTTCAAGCAGCCGGCGGGCAATTGGGAATGTGATGCTTGCATGGTGTCCAACAAATCGGATGTTAGTAAATGCGTTGCCTGCGAAACGCCACGCaaaacatcagcagcagcaacagcagctcctccagcaaccagcaacgtATTTCAAACAACCAGCGGAATTGGCTTTGGCGATGCTTTCAAGCCCAAAGCGAACACGTGGAGTTGCGACACTTGCATGGTGAGCAATCCAAGCAGCGCCACAAAATGTTTAGCCTGCGAGACGCCCAACCCAAaggccagcagcaacagcagcaacaacaacagcagcagcagcaatgctTTTCAAACTTCCAGCAGCGGAATTGGCTTTGGCGATGCCTTCAAACCAAAGGCAAACACGTGGAGTTGTGACACTTGCATGGTCAGCAATCAAAGCAGCGCCAGCAAATGCGTCGCCTGCGAAACGCCAAATCCCAAATCGagtgccagcaacaacagcagcagcagcagcaactttaaGTTTGGCTTTGCCAGCAAaccagaagcaacaacaacaacagcagcaacacctaAGCCCGATGCTGGTTTCCAGCAACTGATTGCAGCACAAAAGTCGAGCAGCTGGACATGCGAAGTGTGCACCGCTCAGAACGATGTGGGACGCAACAAATGCATTTGCTGTGAGCAACAGAAGCCCGGCACAAGTGCTGACgatgctgctgcggctgcctcactcaacagcagcaacagcggtgCTGCAGCTGCGCCCAAATTTATGTTTGGATTCGCCAAtaagccagcagcagcaacagcagcagcaaccaccgTGGTTGCAgctccagcaacagcagcaacagcttcgACAATAAGCGCCCCATTCAAGTTTGGCTTTGCTGCCGCAGCAGGCACCGGTGTTGCCGATAAGCCAACAACCATTGCAACGAAATCCGCTTTAACGGCACCGACAACATTCAACacctcagcagcagctgcgccaGCAGCAACTGGCTTCAAGTTTGGCGCCGAAACAACGCCAAGCAAAACAGTGAGCTTCAAATTGAGCGAATcccaagcaacaacagcaaccacgacaccagcaacaacaacactagcaacagcagcagcaacaaaaccaGCAGCCGAGGCAGCGGACCTGACTGCGCCGGTTAGCAGCAAGGCACCGGCGACATCCAGCATCGGCTTGGGACTCTTTGCAccagttgcagctgctccagcagcaacaccagcaacgaaaccagcaacatttgcatttggcgCACCAGTAGCTGcatctgcaacaacaacaacagcaaccacaacgcCTGCTGCTACTTCAACTGGCAACAAACTGTTTAGCTTTGGCTCCTTTACAGCCACTCCAGCCGtgtccagcagcaacaacagcagcagcagctccacgAGCAACACAACCACTACcgccaccaacagcagcagcagcaacagcttgaAGCCCGCTGCACCCATATTCAGTTTCGGCCAACCACaaccaacaacgacaacaacaaccatcccagcagcaacaccagctACAGCAACTCCTGCACCAGCTGCAACAACATTATTTGGCCAGCCAGCGCCAacagttgccgctgctgcagcagttgcgCCAGCAGCATTTGTCTTTGGCAGTCAATCAGCTGCgccagcaccagcagcaacaacgacgccAGCAACCACAACTAGCAGCGGCACTTTCTTCTTTGGCtctccagcagcaacaacaacaaaaacaacagcagcagcaacaccaagtgccagcaacaacatattcaacagcagcagcagcagcaacacagctGCAGCCACACCAGGAGTGTTTAactttggcagcagcagcggcagcaacacaACATCGTTTGGCGCCAGCAGCACATTTGGTGGCTTTGGTGCCAAacctgcagcagcaacagttgcaacagcaaccacaactagcagcaacaacaacaacagcagcagcttcaactggtcagcaccaacaacagctgctgtcAATCAATTCTCAAGCGGCGGCTTTGGCAGCAacacggcaacaacaacaagcacagcAAATGCTGTAACACCATCGCCATTTAGTTtggcagcatcaacagcatcgAGCGGTGGCGGGggcggaggcggaggtggCTCGTTGTCAGCGGTGTTTGGCAATGTGAGCAATCCATTTGGAGCTGCCTCCTCAGCAGCTGCCGCATCGCCACTCACCAACATCtttagcaacagcagcaacaacaacaacaatcagcagAGCACTGCAGCAGCCGTCACCACAGTGACAGCAACCACACATGATAAGCCTGCATTCAATTTTGGCGCCgccacagcggcagcaacg CCGGCAGGGGGCGTTTTCAATTTCGGTGCTGCGCCAACAAATCCAGCGCCAGGTGGCGTTGCGAAGCCAGCGTTTAATTTCACAGCAAGCGGCACAACGCCACAGCCGGCAGCATTTAATTTCACGggaaatgcaacaacaacggcgacgTCGGCAATTGCCTCCACAGGCGGCGGCAACGAT TTATTTTCCCCACCGGAACGACTTTTTCAATTTGGCGCCACGGCGTCCACAACTGATAATGTGGCTGCCGGCGCtggtcaacaacaacaacaacaccaacagcaaccagTTCAACTGTTCAATTTTACTGGCTCAGCGCAGCAAATGCAG CTTCAATCCGCCACCAAATGCTGGCAACAATATGCAGAATCCACGCCGCAAAATACGCGCCCCAATGCGTCGTCTGCCGCCGCGGTAGAAACAGCAATggcgtctgctgctgctgccgccgtcgctgccgacgccgacgccgacgAAGAAACTCGACACAAATGGACGAATATGGGACTgggacttggacttggaggAGGATCGATGCCGCTGCCGATAACGTGGCCATGCAGGCAGAGatcgttatcgatatcgaGACCTGgactacagcaacagcagctgacgGAGcctaacagcaacagcgacgcaATGACGACACTTCGCCACAACGAGCAGCAGCACTTGCAAACGGAACTGGAATCGGTTCCAGTTCCGGTTGTGGATTCCGATTCCGAGACGCAACCGGAAATTGGGCTGCGACCGGAAGAACAACCATTGaggacgacaacgacaacagggACAACAACTCTCCAATGGACGCCAATGCAACCAGAGCAGGTGAATGTGGAGCAAGAGGACGAAGAGGAGCACGACCAGGAGctggacgatgatgatgaagaagaagaaggaacGGCAATTGTATTGCAACGTCGCAGTTGCCGTCTGCAAGAGCACTTGAAAAATGAACTGCAACAAttgcaggagcagcagcaacagcagcagcggcgtcgACGACTGcaacaccaaaaacaacaacaactcaacaaATATCGATTTGTGCgttccaacaacaacaacaacatcaacaagaaCTACAgtaaccacagcagcagcagcaatgcaaGAATACTGGCAACAACAGAGCATAGAGTTGCCAGACCGTCACGCTTTAGCTTCCATGGGCGCAAAAGaagcatcatcaacaacaacaacgaagccACTGCAGCGAGCAGCGACGCAGGCAGCGCAGCCGCATCGCCAGTGCTGCACAGTCGCTATAAGCTGGTGCGACAGCGCAGTGCCAAAATGACTGAATAG